In a genomic window of Oncorhynchus keta strain PuntledgeMale-10-30-2019 chromosome 26, Oket_V2, whole genome shotgun sequence:
- the LOC118359353 gene encoding proteasome subunit alpha type-1 isoform X2, with translation MFRNQYDNDVTVWSPQGRIHQIEYAMEAVKQGSATVGLKSGTHAVLVALKRAQSELAAHQKKILHVDEHIGISIAGLTADARLLCNFMRQECLDSRFVFDRPLPVSRLVTLIGSKTQIPTQRYGRRPYGVGLLIAGYDDMGPHIFQTCPSANYFDCKAMSIGARSQSARTYLERHMNTFLDCNLNELVRHGLLGLRETLPAEQDLTTKNVSIGIVGKDMEFTIYDDDDVAPFLVGLEERPQRKVVQAADEPAADKPDEPMDI, from the exons TTCCGTAACCAGTACGACAATGACGTCACAGTATGGAGTCCTCAG GGGCGCATTCACCAGATCGAATACGCCATGGAGGCGGTGAAACAAGGTTCGGCAACAGTGGGGCTCAAGTCCGGAACCCATGCAGTCCTGGTTGCTCTCAAG AGAGCCCAGTCTGAGCTGGCTGCTCACCAGAAGAAGATCCTCCATGTTGATGAACACATTGGCATCTCTATTGCCGGGCTGACTGCAGATGCCAGGCTCCTCtg TAACTTCATGAGACAGGAATGCCTGGACTCCAGGTTTGTGTTTGACAGGCCTCTCCCAGTGTCGCGCCTCGTCACTCTCATTGGAAGCA aaacccaaATCCCCACACAGAGATATGGAAGAAGACCCTATGGTGTGGGACTGCTTATCGCTGGCTACGAT GACATGGGACCTCATATCTTCCAGACCTGCCCCTCTGCAAACTACTTCGACTGCAAAGCCATGTCCATCGGAGCCCGCTCCCAGTCTGCCCGCACATACCTAGAGAGACACATGAACACCTTCCTGGACt GTAATCTGAATGAGCTGGTCAGGCATGGTCTGCTTGGGCTCAGAGAAACACTCCCTGCTGAACAGGACCTCACGACTAAG AATGTCTCCATCGGTATTGTGGGGAAAGACATGGAGTTCACCATCTACGACGATGATGACGTGGCTCCTTTCCTCGTGGGTCTAGAGGAGAGGCCGCAGAGAAAG GTCGTCCAGGCTGCAGATGAGCCTGCAGCTGACAAACCTGATGAGCCAATGGATATCTGA
- the LOC118359353 gene encoding proteasome subunit alpha type-1 isoform X1: MYVSQTSLAQVYEHNRGNECTFRNQYDNDVTVWSPQGRIHQIEYAMEAVKQGSATVGLKSGTHAVLVALKRAQSELAAHQKKILHVDEHIGISIAGLTADARLLCNFMRQECLDSRFVFDRPLPVSRLVTLIGSKTQIPTQRYGRRPYGVGLLIAGYDDMGPHIFQTCPSANYFDCKAMSIGARSQSARTYLERHMNTFLDCNLNELVRHGLLGLRETLPAEQDLTTKNVSIGIVGKDMEFTIYDDDDVAPFLVGLEERPQRKVVQAADEPAADKPDEPMDI; encoded by the exons TTCCGTAACCAGTACGACAATGACGTCACAGTATGGAGTCCTCAG GGGCGCATTCACCAGATCGAATACGCCATGGAGGCGGTGAAACAAGGTTCGGCAACAGTGGGGCTCAAGTCCGGAACCCATGCAGTCCTGGTTGCTCTCAAG AGAGCCCAGTCTGAGCTGGCTGCTCACCAGAAGAAGATCCTCCATGTTGATGAACACATTGGCATCTCTATTGCCGGGCTGACTGCAGATGCCAGGCTCCTCtg TAACTTCATGAGACAGGAATGCCTGGACTCCAGGTTTGTGTTTGACAGGCCTCTCCCAGTGTCGCGCCTCGTCACTCTCATTGGAAGCA aaacccaaATCCCCACACAGAGATATGGAAGAAGACCCTATGGTGTGGGACTGCTTATCGCTGGCTACGAT GACATGGGACCTCATATCTTCCAGACCTGCCCCTCTGCAAACTACTTCGACTGCAAAGCCATGTCCATCGGAGCCCGCTCCCAGTCTGCCCGCACATACCTAGAGAGACACATGAACACCTTCCTGGACt GTAATCTGAATGAGCTGGTCAGGCATGGTCTGCTTGGGCTCAGAGAAACACTCCCTGCTGAACAGGACCTCACGACTAAG AATGTCTCCATCGGTATTGTGGGGAAAGACATGGAGTTCACCATCTACGACGATGATGACGTGGCTCCTTTCCTCGTGGGTCTAGAGGAGAGGCCGCAGAGAAAG GTCGTCCAGGCTGCAGATGAGCCTGCAGCTGACAAACCTGATGAGCCAATGGATATCTGA